Proteins from a single region of Pseudomonadota bacterium:
- a CDS encoding TIGR02281 family clan AA aspartic protease, which produces MRGLMMLFGGFVLGFASATALLVTISPEGGTQQAVAQTAQQPAQRSQTPARPAATGGDEVFRLNGRGHVETYAEIDGADMPVLIDTGATLISLRESDARRAGYRLRNSDFNVPVNTANGRKYSARIVLRSVEIGSIRVRNVEALVSRDDQLGINLLGMSFLTRLDGFRVENGMLILEN; this is translated from the coding sequence ATGCGCGGCTTGATGATGCTTTTTGGCGGCTTTGTGCTTGGTTTTGCCAGCGCTACGGCGCTGCTGGTGACAATCAGCCCTGAGGGCGGCACACAGCAGGCAGTTGCGCAGACGGCACAGCAGCCAGCACAACGATCGCAGACCCCTGCCCGGCCGGCGGCGACCGGCGGCGATGAGGTCTTTCGTCTCAACGGCCGCGGCCATGTTGAAACGTATGCCGAGATCGACGGAGCCGATATGCCGGTTTTGATCGATACAGGTGCGACTTTGATCAGCCTGCGAGAGAGCGACGCCAGGCGTGCCGGATACCGCCTGCGCAACAGCGACTTCAATGTTCCGGTCAACACGGCAAACGGGCGCAAGTACTCGGCACGGATCGTGCTCCGATCGGTTGAGATTGGATCGATCCGTGTTCGCAATGTTGAGGCGCTTGTCAGTCGAGATGACCAGCTTGGGATAAACCTGCTGGGCATGTCGTTTCTAACCCGTCTTGATGGCTTCCGCGTGGAAAACGGAATGTTGATCCTCGAAAACTAG